In Lolium rigidum isolate FL_2022 chromosome 7, APGP_CSIRO_Lrig_0.1, whole genome shotgun sequence, the DNA window CCGCTCGTCCTCGTCACCGCGCTCGGAGGTTTCGCCGTGCTGAAATAGCTGCGTCTTAATTTGTCATGCTGTCGTTCCTGTGCAGACTTGCACCTGATGTTTGGTGTCGTCCTTGCATGCAGGGTGCATGCAATCGTGTAATAGTTGGCGTGTGTTCTGATGTGCTTCACACGGTTGTGTGGCATGCATGGTTTCCGTTGTGAGtccttagagcaggtctaacagaccccgtaaaaggggcaaacccgtataataaccgccggtttgagggtttcgcgtctacccggccgtctagcacgccccgtaaaaacggcccccgaatcgatttttgctgttttcgagtacggggcgggtcctcgccccctacttgtgcggggtgggagcggggatagtgggcgaagcCAGCATCCCAATTCCGaaagcgcgcgcggacatttcagttccccccacccgtttctccccgcgcgccgccgccacccgcgcgccgccgccgcaatccGTCAGATCCGCCGCCACCCGtgcccctccgccgtccgcccagcctcgtcgaggttcttcgacgcccgccgcacctccgccgcacccccgccgaagTTCCGCGTCCGTCCGCACCGCCacacgcccgccgcacctccgccgcacctcggtgagtattccgccgcgttcttcttcgttgccgccggtaaattggtcggatttggggctgatgtatggtacaccgtggtagatggcttcggaggatgtgcacatggcggatttggacgcgacgtCCACCGATTGGTCGTCGTCGGATGATTCCGACATCGACGATTTGCTCAACGACGACGACACGGAGATGATGGTGCTGCTCTTCGGCTTGAAGCAAACGGAGGACCGCATGAAGCtgctggatcagcggaaaggatccgtgatggggcgtatgtgcattccgcggaaccgcgccgtcggccacgagcagctgatgcaagattacttcgccgaggtaccgacctatcctccccgcctcttccgtagacggtaccgaatgcgtaggactttgttcgagaaaatcgtcaaagattgcgaggcaaattgcgattatttcaagcaaagaagaaatgctgcccaagtcatgggatttagcccataccAAAAAATTTCTGCCGCCATGAGGGTTACTgcatacggtataccagcagattataccgatgagtaccttcgcattggtgtgcaaacaaccacggattataccgacgattattgtgtgatgtaaaacatttattttatgtgaatggtgtgttggttctaatatgcaatttgtcaaaaaaccctgttttgaggggccaaaaactcgggcgagctagcagagcccgtatcccaccccgtaaaacagaatattctgttttacggggtggggatacgggctctgctagctcgcccgagtttttggccggcgaaacccggatacagggccctctactcgtgttatacggggcgaaaaaatacggggcctgttagacatgctcttaatgGGGGGCTTTATGGTTCCGAAAGTTTCGTCTAAGATAAGCATAACAGTAAAGATGTGCCCTGAATCAGCTTCGCGTTTCACAGTTTATAACCATTTTAATTTTCGAATTTGCAACCAAAATAACGTGATGCCGTCATCCATTTTCGTCTTTCTACCTATGCATGCAAATAGTCAACCAAAAGAGATGGAAGAATTGGACATGTCGCGCTCTATAAACATGGAGCACACTTTCACTCTCTTTTTGTGTCCTACATGAAACAACCCCGTTATGATTAACCGAAAATTCGAAAAGCTACCCCCTACATTTTTACGTACCTCATGTTCTAAATTTACAAAATTAGATTTTAACTAAACCTAGACCACGAGGTAATTATGAATATAGGGAGTAGCACCTCGGCTCAAAAAGGGTAAAAGAAACAtagaacttagagcatctccagccgcgtccccaaaacgTTCCCCAAagtaatttggggcgcgccggaccaaaaaaaacgttccagccgcgtctcccaaagcccatttttgtccggcgcgccccgatatggtgtccgccccgagcccgtccccgtcccacaggggacgcttcgggcacgccggacacaacgaaaagcgaggcgaagcgacgcgggcccgacgcgtcagcggctcggaagcctaaaaccccgtcgcctacctttggtcaagcgacgttaatggcgtccctgttttcccaggcgacacagggacgcgtctcgtcgtgcatggccgcgtggccgttcgcgccggcgttattgcgtgcaaccaccccgctgccgccgctgtacattaagacgccctgcaTTTCGTCCCAatttctcaccgctcccaaaccttctcgtcgccgcctccccctcgcagatcttctcctcgccgctccaaaaatgtcgagctcgtcctcccgcaagatcgccgcggcgaacggcttcggccgcggcagcctaaccgtgccggaggtgtgggcgctgtaccacgcccaatATCCAGtctcgccggacatgcggctgccaagcagcggcggctggaagatggccgtgaacggcattggcgtcccgccgccgccgaagtcgggcacggagcaatggagggacggcatcagggcccggcgggctcaactcaccgccgccgAGCGGCAGGATCCGAtgtgggcggccaacaacaacgacgactggtggaagacgtacttcaaggcgaagtacgacgtcgagatgcacaacacccaggggctcgtcggcgggcccaacagctggaacaaggacggccgcgccctgttctggggcgttccggggcgcaccctcgagaacgtcatccgcggcatccgcaacggcgctccaaggttggagacgccgtcgtcaccgccaccgtctcctcgaggaggaccaccgcaatggcagccgaggaggacgacgtactcgtcctcctcgcactcttcttcctcaggaccggcgcgatcgacgccgtcctcgtcgtaccgctcggcgccctacaccgtccccaaacgggaggtgaaggaggagccgacgACGCCCgtgaacacgaggcgtggcgacagcggcagcggcagccggcggcagcaagggaggcgcggcggcgccctcctcatcccgaagccggaggtgaaggaggagccggaggaagcgtcgcaggcggcgctgcgcggcggagtacgagcggcgagcagcggctcatcgccgccgcgcgacgaccccgaggaccgcctgtgtccgcgggcggcgttcttggcgtcgctcaacgacaaggacgcccggaggggcgatgtcgagacggcgatcgccatgtccatccgcgactccggcaagccggctcgtggacctcaccgacgacggcgagcgcagaccaagcggcttggtgaaggacgagcccgtcgacgagcccgtccccgagcgcgtcaagcaggtgatcgtcaccgacgagatgtacaacttccagcagtactacgatgcctccggccgccgcaagtacttctagattaggtttagtttaaatttagtcaaatttccgtTCGAATCTAtgcaagtttggacgaatctaatcgaatctcgttaagtttaaaatttccaaaattttgtttgggtgacgcgactgggaagcgacgtcccccgaacgcggcacgaacgaaacacgtccctcaaacgctcaatccggcgcgttttgggggacgctttgggagacgcggctagaGATACTCTTAGGGCCTTGATTGTGCCAGCAAGGCCACACGCTCAAGTGGCCCCGCCTGAAGAATTATCTAATGGGTCAGCCCGGAACACTAGCGTCTCCTTATATTTCTTAAGCCTTCCGCACGGGGAGGTGCTATACACAGCCACGGAGGCACTCGTATCTGGTAAAGGcaaatccgcccagctgcggggaGGATTAACACCCGCCCGCGTGCGGGAGCGCGGATCCTATTCATCGCTCATAGCGGCGCCTATCTGGCGCGCCGCACAGGGGAGGgattagttgggccggcccatcagCTGTGATGTGGGCGTTTTCCGTTTCGATCCGCTCACATCTTTTTCTTGGTTCTTCTctggtttttctttttctgtttggtTTCTTCTcgatttattttcttttttcttctgtttttccACTTTCTTTTTTCTAATATGAAacatttgaaaattttaaaaattttgtAATTCAAAAAAGTCGACTTCGAACatgttcaaaatttgaatgtttttagtactaaacaattttcaaatttgaactttctCAAAACCTAATTATTTTTAAAAACTGAATAGTTTTCTaggttgaacatttttcgaatttgaatttttttgagatGTGAACTATTTTCTAGTTTGAACTTTTCAAAATCAGAACAATTTTCGAAATTAAACATTTTTTATATATTCCGGTTTCTTtctaatctttattttcatttttccttttttgtttattaattattaaaaatagtTCACATTGTTTCAAGAAAAATCGTAGATTAAAAATGTATGTTCACATGTTTGAAAAAAATATTCACGTATTCAAAAAACTTAGGTTCAAAGTAATTTGCCGTCCCAAAATTTTCTTAAAGGGTGAAAAAAATGTTCACGTTGTTTAAAATAATTTGCCGATCGAAAAATTGTTGTTAAATTCAAACAATGTTCAAATAGTTCAAAATAATAATCTGATCCAAAAATTGTTCATCGGCACAAAAACTGTTCAAGTGGTTCAAAATAATTCGCCGACCAAAAATTGCTCGTCGGGTTAAAAATGTTCATGCGGTTTAAAATAATTCACCGATCAAAAAATTGTTTGTCGGATTAAAAATATATTCAAATGGTTCAAAATTGTTCACCGGCATAAACACTGGTTCAAAATAATTCGGCGACCAAAAATTGCTCGTCGGGTAAAAAAATCACGTGTTCAAAATATTTCATCGATCGAAAAATTGTTCGTtggattaaaaaaatgttcaaatggtTCAAAATAATGTGTCGATCCAAAAATTGTTCACCGACATAAAAAATGTTCATGTGATTCAAAATAATTCGCCGAACAAACATGGTCATCGGGTTAAAAGAGTCATGTTGTTAAAAATAATTCACCGATCGAACGGATTAAAAATATGTTTAAATGGTTCGAAATAATTTTCCGACAAAAAATTGCTCTCACGTGGTTCAAAATAATTCGCTGACCAAAAATTGCTCACCGGGTTAAAAAAAATCACGTTGTTCAAAATAATTCACCGATTGAAAAATTGTTCgtcgttttttttttcaaatggttcaaaataatttgccaatccaaaaattgttcatcACCTAAAAATTGTTCACGTGGTTCAAAATAATTCACCGATCAAAAATTGTTCGTCGGGTTAGAAATGTTCATGTGGTTTAAAATAAGTCGTCGATCGAAAAAATTTCGTCGGATTTAAAtttttttcaaatggttcaaaataATTTTCCTGTCCAAAAACTGTTCATCAACATAAAATTGTTCTGAGTGGTTCAACACAATTTTCTCGTCGGGTTAAAAAGCTGTTCACGTGCCGATCGAAAATTTGTTCATCtgattaaaaaaatgtttaaatgcTTCAAAATAATTTTCCAATCCAAAAATTGTTCCTCGagttaaaaaaatgttcacattCTTTTAAATGTTCATGTTAAAAAAAAATGTTCATCTATAAAAATATTCTTGTTGAAAAAATGTACACaatgtttaaaatatgaaaaatagGTTCAAAAAATACGTTCGCGGATTGAAATTCTCACATGTTTAATAAAATATTTGGTTTTGAAAAGACTGTTCATGTATTTGGAAAATATTCATGAGttcaaaaaatattaattttacaTAACAAAGTTCCCGCTCTTAAAAAAATAGTTAAGATGGTTCAGAAAATGTTTCGTGGGTTTGAATCAGACAAGCTCACGAATTCCGAAAACTATTCACTGGTTTGAAAAATGGCATACATATGTTCAATTAATATACATATGTTCAATTAATATACCTGTCTCGGGATGCTTTAAAACCCGGTTCATGCAAAAACGCAGTAGGCGCAGGTATCCAAACGAATCGAAATTTATTGAGCCGATGCGAGCCAATGTCCATGcatgctaccaaacgcgccctgcaCGGCCAGCGTGCACGCACACAAGGAAGCGATCGACAAAAGCACGCATCGACGCCACGCACGCCAGCAGAGCTCGCCGGCCAACCATGGTGGCGGCCCATGACTACACAAACAGGGGGCGGCCACGCCATGTCGGCATCGAACAGCCACGGATGTGCACGGGCGCGTACACATGCATTGTGCCTTGTCGTCACGGCGGAAACtgcgaggcggaggcggtggagtgtgctgctgctgccgccatgCCTGTTCCACTCCATGTCTCCCTGTCCCGAGTGCATGCAGCAGAAACCGGAAAGAGCCAAACCTGTTGGCAGCGACGATGACCACGCTGGCTAGGAGACACACCACCGTGCAGGCGAGTCGCGCGTATCATACGTACTACTCCCAAACTTGCTCCCAAGAGTCACGCCGGAAACCACACATCGATCGGTCACATGTGCTGATGATGTTCCACCCTTCCACTGCAAGCAACGACAGATGGAATGCGATATGCAGTTTGTAGAGGTTTTTTTAGGCCAAAACACACAATGAAGAAAAATAGTATACGGCTCTGTTTACAAATTACAACTCGCATCGCTCGCTATATATTTCAGTCGGGGAGCAAACAAAGCGGGTCGAAACACTCGTCATGTTCCACCCTACTACCTTACCCTCCGCCGCACCATCTACCTCAATTGTAACGCCAACGACCAAACCTGTGCGCGCCCCCGATAGATCCGGCAACGCCGCATCAACATGGCGTCAAGGTGGTCCTCAATCAGACGTGGGGTGGCTAGATTGGCCGCGGGGAGAACTCACGCGGCTGCAGGACCGCCGCCGCCCGAGACGATGTGACAAGGCGCGGAAGGTACGCTCCAATGCGGAGCGCATTCACGACTCCTACCGCTACAACAAGCTCGACCTGGCGCGACCACCCGCGTTCAGCTGCTGGGAGATGAGCTATCCGCCTCGAGCTCGCGCCGCACTGCCTCCGCCGGGAGCTCACGCACGCTGCCGCCGGTGAAAACGGAGGTCAACGACTACATCGGCGATGCGGTGCCAGAATTTGCTCTCGATGACTACATCACGGAGGCGGACCTCGAGAAATTTACCGCGATTATCAATAAGAAGGGCGACGACAATAGGCTCCGAGGAGGTATCTTATAGCCATATTTTGGTAGATTAGGGTGTCGTGCGGCTTATTCGTAGGATATTATGGCGGATTTTATTGCATGTTTAAACTGAATGCTGCAATGTTTAATTGAATGTACAAAGTGCATGTTTATTTCTTACgtcaattttattttgaaaaaagtaACAATTTAGTATTACTGTGTTTTGAAAATACGGTGTTTGATAGAGATGGTCTTACACTGCGTGTAACGTCAGTGGAACTTGGACAGATTAGGAACATGTGAACATCGCACAAACAGGGAAGAAGTCTGAAATTCCCCGCTTTGAGAATGAGATGCGCACTAAACATATTCACACTTTTATGTATTATATATACCGGCGCAAGATAGAAAAGAAAGTTCAGAAGGCCTCATAGTTACAGAATTCTCAGCAAGATCCAATCATTGATAAACAGGAAAAAAGAGAACCTAATCAcgcgcgcgccggccggccggccatctCTCACCACACGCCCTCCCGGCGATCGTCTCTATCCCCTGCACCGGCGCGCGACTTGCGGTGCCGCAGCGCCTTGATCGGGCCGGGCAGGAACCGGCCCCACCCTCCCGCCTTGGGCGCCGGCTTCGTCGCGGAGACAGAGCTCGACCGCGCCaatgccgccgccgcgtcctcgtcgCGATCCTGCTCCACCTCGTCGTCCACGTCCAATCCCCTGCCACCCGCCGCCGGCTTTCGGAACGACGCCCAGCCCCAGACCCTGGACCTGCGCTTCTCGTCGCCCACGCCGATGCCCCCGGACGCGGCGGCCACGGACCGCGAGCGCCCGATCCGGCGCTCCCGCTCGATGAGGCTGCACACGCGGccgacggccgcgccgccgccgccggaggcggaCGACGCCGAGGAGGACGGGGAGGTGGAGGCCGCGCAGGCGCAGGGGCAGGGCCGCGTGCGCGCGCAGTCGGGGCAGAGCCGGATGAGGCGGTCGCGGAGGCAGTGCGGGCACACCCCGCCGCACGGCATGGGCGGATGCTTCCGGCAGCGCCAGTCGTCGCCGGCCATGTGTGTGTAGCGTCGTTTGGTTGGGTTGCGATGGATGGATCGATCTGGCGGTTTTGGAGGGAGAGGGAGTTGCGGAGTCGAGCGGGCGGCGGTGGTTTGCTTGCTGGCTCTAGAGACGCGGGGAAGCAGAGACCCCGTCTCTCTTATAACAAGCGGGGGCCACGCCTCGGTCTCGCACGGTGGGCTTTGAGTACCGACGTTTTGCTGCGCTTTTTCAAAAGGCCAACCGGTTTTGGGGTTATTTTCCATCTCGCCATCCGGGCGCTCCACGCCTCCACGTGCACGTTAGAGTCATGAGAGATCCTACGTTTTCACATCTTCCTCAGGTATTTAGTGGTAAACCACCGTTCGAAAATAAGTAAACTTTTAGTTTCTCTCTCTCATGCCGTCCTCACGTTGAGAGTCTCCATGTAGCTTCTGGCTCTCCCCTTCCTCTCAGTCGGCGACTTCACCACGATGGGAGGGGAGAGGCGGATCCTCTGTGCATAGTAGCACTACTAGTAGGATGAGATCCAACGGTATCAGGGAAGATAGTGAAGCTTCAATGGTAGAAGTTCCCAAGCATCATCGAGGTGCGCCCCCTCTATATTTGGCCAAGGGGGACACTCTGTGCCTCAAGGTATCTTCCTTCGATGGATCTTCGTCCTCCAACTCGAAGGATCTTTGGCTTCAACATGGTATTCTACGTCGTCTCTACCCCAAGTGGTTTGTCCCAGGTGGTGGTATCCGCGACGAGGTTTCGAAGCAGTGCATCGGCAACGGTGGTGGAAGACCGGGTCAATTTTTAAGATTTTCAGTGTGTAGTTTGTAAGTCAATGTTGTGTTTTTCACTCTTTTTTTATCAAGTCCTCTTTGTAATTGTAACCCACACATGCGAATGAAAGCTTTGTGGTCCTCTAGACCCTTCTCCCGGTAAAAAGAAGTAACTTCCTTTTTTTCAGATCAAAAGGCTGCAACTTTATTAACTTCCTATTTGTACATTCGTGCCTCACATATCTAGAACAATCGAGAGCATACACGCCATAAAGGATATACCAGTGCAGAACTAAATTCAATAGGCAAACAAACGAGCAAAGCCAATCATATTTCAATCGTTTGGAGGTTCTCAAAGGGGTAGGGTGGAGGTGTTCGTAGGGGTGACTGGATGTATGTATTTATGAAGGTATGCATCTTTACTTGTTTCAAAACAAAATATTAATTAATTTCCACGTTTTTTGCGGGTAATTAATTTCCACGTTTAATGCCACACTTCTCTCATCATTGGGCTAACGTGTGCAGCTTCCAGAATGATTTAGACCATGGTCCTTGTATGATTACTTCGTTACATCCGGAAAGACCTGAAGATCGGGTTGAATTCCGCCCGTCATGCCCAGCGCCAACACACCTACACAGGTCTTTTGCACACGCTGGTGAGCGGCGGAGCAACCAACCACGGCGGGCCCTCGCATTGGTAGGTGCCGGCGCTGCACATGGCGACGGCCGTATATTCTAACACCATCCGGCGCAAGCGTCCAAGCCGTCGCCGTTGCCGTCGGACACCCAATCGGCGGCAGCGAGGATACGCCGTGCTGGATACAAGTAGCAGTTTTAAAGATCGCGATCCTGTGGTCACGTTGCTGTGCATGGTTGTTACATTGGCGACAGGCCGTCGCATCTATCGCGATCTTACGGAGATATCGGTGAACGCATGTGAGGTTGTTGGCTGCGTAGCTAGGAGGGGATCTTTGAACGATGAATTGCCGTTCAAACTTTTCATAAGCAAATACCAGTAATAATGATCAACACGTTGAGAgtcatacatgcatgcatgtgtcaTGTACTCATGTGTGTGTTTCTGCAATTATACTTGCATGGGTTAGGCATTGGCACGAAAAGAATAATATACTCCGATAAGAAAGAATATGCTACTTTCTCTGATGTATGACTCAACTATGTCTATATACGAATATATCTAGACGTGTTTGTTAACTAGATACATTTATATTAAAAATTTAAgataaattgagtcaattaatatgaaccggagggagtagataaaTTAACCTAGTATAGTAAGCAAGGAGATAGCGATCATTAGTCTAGGTATGAACAATAAACTAAtagaaaaaattcataaaaaatgtgAACTATATTTTGACAATGTATATGTAGTGTTTGACATGCCTGCAAATATTCATTAGGAACATGACATATGTGGAGCTATGAGGAAAACCAATTGTGCCTCTTCTTAATGAAAAAAGGCAATACTCCTCCCGGTTGTTAAAAAAAATATGATATTTCCTTACCTGTGTCCATGTGCCCGAGCAACATCTAAAGGTTAGATGCAATGGAATGTAAGTATGTAACAATGAACCAATATTTGGAAAACTCCCCACTTATTAATTTCACCAGTTACTTACAATATATAATACACACGATTGAGGAAATTCAGTAACTTAGAGGCGTGAAAATCTACGATGTTTCGGGATGTTCTATTACCTTCTGACACCTTCCAAAATAACCAAAACCATTATGTTCCGAGCAACCTTTCGAATCACATAATCTATTTTGTATCACACTGACATTCTAGATGTTGTTGAACCTTAAGTGTGTAATTCTATGGGTACGAATATATTTGGACATGTCTGCAACAACCTTCCTTGACAATGATTAATGCCAATCTCTTGATCACCGCATAAATACCCACGTATAACACAATGATCTTATTCGCATGAACCTTCCAAGACATTTTACATAGCCCGAGGTGAAACTATTATGTTATTCTCGTTACCGGGAATGTACTCCTTTACTCATTATGTATCAATGGTGTTCCTGTGACATAAGAACTTACTCACGTGTCCATCCAGACCATGAAAacatgatacatctcaaacgtatctataatttcttatgttccatgctacttttatgatgatactcacatgttttatacacactttatgttattattacgtattttccggcactaacctattgacgagatgccgaagagccagttgctgttttctgctgtttttggtttcaggaatcctacaaaggaaatattctcagaattggacgaaatcaacgcccagggtcttatttttccacgaagcttccagaagaccgagggagttacgaagtggggcgacgaggcgccaccacactagggccgcgcggcctaaggggggcccgcgccgccctggcgtgtggggccctcgtcagccctccgactccgcccttccgcctacttaaagccttcatcgcgaaaaccccagtaccgagagccacgatacggaaaaccttccagagacgccgccgccaatcccatctcgggggattcaggagatcgcctccggcaccctgccggagaggggaatcatatcccggaggtctcttcatcgccatgatcgcctccggatcgatgtgtgagtagttcacccctgaactatgggtccatagcagtagctagatggttgtcctctcctcgttgtgctatcatg includes these proteins:
- the LOC124671415 gene encoding uncharacterized protein LOC124671415, translated to MAGDDWRCRKHPPMPCGGVCPHCLRDRLIRLCPDCARTRPCPCACAASTSPSSSASSASGGGGAAVGRVCSLIERERRIGRSRSVAAASGGIGVGDEKRRSRVWGWASFRKPAAGGRGLDVDDEVEQDRDEDAAAALARSSSVSATKPAPKAGGWGRFLPGPIKALRHRKSRAGAGDRDDRREGVW